Proteins from one Roseimicrobium gellanilyticum genomic window:
- a CDS encoding type II secretion system F family protein, which translates to MPAFAYTALDAAGKQVTGSLSVSTRAEAYRKLEAQRLVPIKVSEDEVAAKAAAVVKAEGEGPPPKLKRAELILFTEELADLMDGGLQLEQALRVMHERQESPVLRKVSGRIRDQLREGAMFSKALQHASPSFDEMYCNLAAAGEVSGSLPQILRRLSAGISQMHDLQSRVMSALIYPAFLFGAVIVLLMVFSLFLVPKFSEMLAKSRTSMPFMMGLLVQFNAFMAKWWWLGLTIITTGVILFRGYISRPKGRLWWDRARLKLPVFGSILTARFYAQFASSLGNLINNGIPLLNALRLTAKTTANVYLRGLLEQATVYLGEGASLSGALRKVGHLPVMLIDMIAMGEQTGRLGRAMEKIALRFDKELDKTVKRMMAMLTPTILIFLFVIVGVVAVSIVTAIFGAMSGVRSRA; encoded by the coding sequence ATGCCCGCCTTCGCCTACACCGCACTCGACGCTGCTGGAAAGCAAGTCACCGGCTCCCTCTCGGTTTCAACGCGAGCTGAAGCATATCGAAAGCTCGAAGCACAGCGCCTGGTGCCCATCAAAGTCTCCGAAGACGAAGTGGCGGCGAAGGCCGCGGCAGTGGTAAAGGCGGAAGGCGAAGGACCACCGCCGAAGCTGAAGCGCGCGGAACTTATCCTCTTCACGGAGGAATTGGCAGACCTCATGGATGGCGGCCTGCAACTGGAGCAGGCGCTGCGGGTGATGCACGAGCGGCAGGAGTCACCGGTCCTGCGCAAAGTGAGCGGACGCATCCGTGACCAGCTGCGCGAAGGCGCAATGTTCTCGAAGGCCCTGCAGCATGCCTCGCCATCGTTTGATGAGATGTACTGCAATCTCGCAGCGGCGGGTGAAGTCTCCGGCTCGCTGCCGCAGATTCTGCGTCGCCTGAGTGCGGGCATCTCGCAGATGCATGACCTGCAGTCGCGCGTGATGAGTGCGCTCATTTATCCCGCATTCCTCTTTGGCGCGGTGATCGTGCTGCTCATGGTCTTCAGCCTCTTCCTGGTGCCGAAATTCTCCGAGATGCTGGCGAAGAGCCGCACCTCCATGCCCTTCATGATGGGCCTGCTCGTGCAGTTTAATGCCTTCATGGCAAAATGGTGGTGGCTCGGGCTCACCATCATCACCACCGGCGTGATTCTCTTCCGCGGCTACATCTCCCGGCCGAAGGGACGCCTCTGGTGGGACCGCGCCCGGTTGAAGCTGCCCGTCTTCGGCTCCATCCTCACCGCGCGATTCTATGCACAGTTTGCCTCTTCTCTGGGCAATCTCATCAACAACGGCATTCCCCTGCTGAATGCGTTGCGCCTCACCGCAAAGACCACGGCGAATGTATACCTGCGCGGTTTGCTGGAGCAGGCCACGGTCTATCTCGGTGAGGGCGCCTCCCTTTCCGGCGCCCTTCGCAAGGTGGGTCACCTGCCTGTGATGCTCATCGATATGATTGCCATGGGCGAGCAAACCGGCCGCCTAGGCCGCGCCATGGAGAAGATTGCCCTGCGCTTCGACAAGGAACTAGACAAGACCGTGAAGCGCATGATGGCCATGCTCACGCCCACCATCCTCATCTTCCTATTCGTGATTGTGGGTGTGGTCGCCGTGTCCATCGTGACCGCCATCTTCGGCGCGATGTCCGGTGTGCGCAGCCGGGCGTGA
- a CDS encoding GspE/PulE family protein has protein sequence MSLSLTELLANAATEAGCSQPQQCRQTLEEAAARHGSLVEALLDANIVDEDLFFEKLGRAVNLNFVPDEQIEAGDALHNRFPAKLALRHRLYPSHLSGADLTLLTYDPFNLDAKQAVGHEVRKRVTWGLATRRRILEALHMGYGVGAENFEELLEGRDGDGGHDDLKQETTVLDEADEEATVMNFVNQIFREALKERATDIHVEPLERDLRIRYRIDGKLQEVPVPPNMRLLQASLISRLKIMAHLDIAERRLPQDGRINLELDGDPIDVRVATIPSVNGESVSLRLLTRQKFDFEKLGVDGNTATTISKLLAAPNGIILVTGPTGSGKSTTLYTFLRQLNTKERRIVTIEDPVENKLDGVVQIAVKPEINLTFAAGLRSILRGDPNVVMVGEMRDLETTEIAIRAALTGHLVFSTLHTNDAVGGISRLLDMGIEPFLISSSVRAFQAQRLVRTLCPHCKQPSKLEAGYLAGIGFPLEHIDKLKRPEGCRQCRGTGFTGRLAIMEICLMTTALAEKINSRAAMSEIKTQAIVDGMVPMRQYGFQKAIQGVTTVEEVMLVTASSD, from the coding sequence ATGTCCCTGTCCCTCACGGAACTCCTCGCCAATGCCGCCACGGAGGCGGGTTGCAGCCAGCCGCAGCAGTGCCGCCAGACGCTGGAGGAAGCCGCCGCCCGGCATGGCTCCCTCGTCGAGGCGCTACTGGATGCGAACATCGTGGATGAGGACCTCTTTTTCGAGAAGCTGGGACGCGCGGTGAACCTGAACTTCGTGCCAGATGAGCAAATCGAAGCCGGGGACGCGCTGCACAACCGTTTCCCGGCCAAGCTGGCCCTGCGCCACCGGCTCTACCCCTCCCACCTCAGCGGGGCGGACCTGACCCTGTTGACGTACGACCCCTTCAACCTGGACGCGAAGCAGGCAGTAGGGCATGAGGTGCGCAAGCGGGTGACCTGGGGCCTGGCCACGCGCCGGCGCATCCTGGAGGCGCTGCACATGGGCTACGGCGTGGGCGCGGAGAATTTCGAAGAACTGCTGGAAGGTCGCGATGGCGATGGCGGCCACGATGACCTGAAGCAGGAGACCACCGTGCTGGATGAAGCGGATGAGGAGGCCACGGTGATGAACTTCGTGAACCAAATCTTCCGCGAGGCGCTGAAGGAGCGCGCCACGGACATTCACGTGGAGCCGCTGGAGCGCGACCTGCGCATCCGCTACCGCATCGACGGCAAGCTACAGGAGGTGCCGGTTCCGCCGAACATGCGCCTGCTCCAGGCCTCCCTCATTTCCCGCCTGAAAATCATGGCTCACCTGGACATCGCGGAGCGCCGCCTGCCGCAGGACGGTCGTATCAACCTGGAGCTCGACGGCGACCCCATCGATGTCCGCGTGGCCACCATCCCCTCGGTGAATGGTGAGAGCGTGAGCCTTCGTCTCCTCACCCGCCAGAAGTTCGACTTTGAGAAGCTGGGTGTGGACGGAAACACCGCCACCACCATCTCCAAGCTGCTCGCCGCGCCAAATGGCATCATCCTCGTGACCGGCCCCACCGGCAGTGGTAAGAGCACCACGCTCTACACCTTCTTGCGCCAGCTCAATACGAAGGAGCGCCGCATCGTGACCATCGAAGACCCGGTGGAGAACAAGCTGGATGGCGTGGTACAGATTGCCGTGAAGCCGGAGATCAATCTCACCTTCGCCGCAGGCCTGCGGTCCATCCTGCGCGGTGACCCAAACGTTGTGATGGTGGGGGAAATGCGCGACCTGGAGACCACGGAAATCGCCATCCGCGCCGCACTCACCGGTCACCTCGTCTTCTCCACGCTGCACACGAATGATGCGGTGGGTGGCATCAGCCGCCTGCTGGACATGGGCATCGAGCCCTTCCTCATTTCCTCCTCGGTGCGTGCCTTCCAGGCGCAGCGCCTCGTGCGCACCCTGTGCCCGCACTGCAAGCAGCCGTCGAAACTGGAAGCAGGCTACCTCGCCGGCATCGGCTTCCCGCTGGAGCACATCGACAAGCTGAAGCGTCCTGAAGGCTGCCGCCAGTGCCGCGGCACCGGCTTCACCGGACGACTCGCCATCATGGAAATCTGCCTCATGACTACCGCCCTCGCGGAGAAGATCAACTCCCGCGCCGCCATGAGCGAAATCAAAACCCAAGCCATCGTCGACGGCATGGTCCCCATGCGGCAGTACGGCTTCCAAAAGGCCATCCAGGGAGTGACGACGGTGGAGGAGGTGATGCTGGTGACGGCGAGTTCGGATTGA
- the bamD gene encoding outer membrane protein assembly factor BamD encodes MPQRDLPHASHRPYSFLQARCSNKPAVLVLACGLVLSLFTAPAHAQKVALADRASYQLALAASQEGMHEVAALKYEKLLKEKDLNKQEAAQLSERLVDALIRAGLPEKALVALTLFEVPEASFWKAQAYLQQHKFRDAESELKTYLKAAARYASQAHLALGKAIIGQGRENAGRKELKDVLNDPYGVLAEVAYDLSNESEAMSGRADIVLRRLGPERGTNESEFVRACALLEEGEGKQAEIVLRRFLDAGQPLPLRLHDASFVRLAEAYAMQGRTIIAGKRLRAFIDRGTPSDYLEQAFAMFRALVPDEDDDTVLKYLLAWAADPTPPERQALALYHTGQWLLEHGRGEEAIGFFESFRVLHPNHARQGDALRSLMALYGAARADDRVVDLWRSHYGNAGPDIVDYLLGMVRFARSEYPGAGDHFLRSAAETTDTLLLRLAIYNAGMSAVLGKNEEKFRYCLTQLQQPVAVPPGGLPLQPSSQAVAEDQAPKLLVERALGLAAKRDPNADKALEEFLQAYPSHPRAVEAHVAQAELAMLDLPARTKAAGAALDAAEQIPALEDKWRERLAYIRVWWHEAAGNLEGVTASGASFLSQWTESDWRDEVRMKVAQAYYRREEYARAVAEFETLAEEHADSPYADVAIFFAGKAAMAQLTPAGLERAIGLWAELVARESPLASEARRQQAVAKRRQGKEDEAMSVIDALLSSKPAPEGDARFDLIMEKGELLVLLARKDPKNLDDAAAVFRSVVEDKNATRAWRQRAGILLAQCHQQAGRRSAALEACFDVLEGGLSPHAAMQLSLQDRVWIFRAGFMAIELLEAQKQWEAAARLADRLAKIGGERSDEAAQRAERLRLEHLIWEK; translated from the coding sequence ATGCCGCAGCGCGACCTCCCGCACGCCAGCCATCGCCCGTATTCCTTTCTCCAGGCCCGTTGTTCCAACAAGCCTGCTGTCCTCGTGCTTGCCTGCGGCCTGGTGCTTTCACTTTTTACAGCGCCTGCCCACGCGCAGAAGGTCGCCTTGGCAGACCGTGCCAGCTATCAACTTGCCCTCGCTGCCTCTCAGGAAGGGATGCATGAAGTGGCCGCGCTGAAGTATGAAAAGCTGTTGAAGGAAAAGGACCTCAACAAGCAGGAGGCCGCCCAGCTCAGTGAGCGGCTCGTGGATGCCCTCATCCGCGCCGGCCTCCCGGAGAAGGCGCTGGTGGCCCTCACGCTCTTCGAGGTTCCGGAGGCCTCTTTCTGGAAAGCCCAGGCCTATCTCCAGCAGCACAAGTTTCGTGATGCCGAGTCCGAGCTGAAGACCTACCTCAAGGCCGCCGCACGCTACGCGTCGCAGGCGCACCTTGCCCTGGGGAAGGCCATCATCGGCCAGGGCCGCGAGAATGCCGGGCGCAAGGAGCTGAAGGATGTGCTGAATGACCCCTACGGCGTGCTCGCGGAGGTGGCGTATGATTTGAGCAATGAGTCCGAGGCCATGTCCGGGCGGGCGGACATCGTGCTGCGCCGTCTGGGGCCGGAGCGTGGCACGAATGAGTCTGAATTCGTCCGCGCCTGTGCCCTCCTGGAGGAAGGGGAGGGGAAGCAGGCGGAGATTGTCCTGCGCCGCTTTCTGGATGCAGGGCAGCCGCTTCCATTGCGCCTGCATGATGCCTCCTTCGTGCGTCTCGCCGAGGCCTATGCCATGCAGGGCCGCACCATCATCGCGGGAAAGCGCCTCCGCGCCTTCATTGATCGCGGCACCCCGAGCGACTATCTGGAACAGGCCTTCGCCATGTTTCGCGCGCTGGTGCCGGACGAGGATGATGACACCGTTTTGAAGTATTTGCTCGCCTGGGCCGCGGACCCCACTCCGCCTGAGCGGCAGGCGCTCGCGCTCTATCACACGGGACAGTGGCTGCTGGAGCATGGACGCGGGGAGGAGGCCATCGGCTTCTTTGAGAGCTTCCGCGTCCTGCACCCAAATCACGCCCGGCAGGGAGATGCCCTGCGCTCGCTCATGGCCTTGTATGGCGCCGCCCGTGCGGATGACCGTGTGGTGGACCTCTGGCGCAGCCACTATGGGAATGCCGGTCCGGATATCGTGGACTACCTGCTGGGCATGGTCCGTTTTGCCCGCAGCGAGTATCCAGGCGCAGGCGACCACTTCCTGCGCTCTGCCGCGGAGACCACGGATACCCTGCTGCTACGCCTGGCCATCTACAATGCGGGCATGTCCGCCGTGCTGGGGAAGAATGAGGAGAAATTCCGCTACTGCCTGACCCAGCTCCAGCAGCCCGTGGCTGTGCCCCCCGGCGGCCTGCCATTGCAGCCCTCCTCCCAGGCGGTCGCGGAGGACCAGGCGCCGAAGCTCCTCGTGGAGCGTGCCCTCGGCCTCGCTGCGAAGCGTGATCCCAATGCGGACAAGGCACTGGAGGAATTTCTTCAGGCGTATCCAAGTCATCCCCGCGCCGTGGAGGCGCACGTGGCACAGGCGGAACTCGCCATGCTGGACCTGCCCGCGCGCACGAAGGCCGCCGGCGCTGCCCTGGACGCTGCCGAGCAAATCCCTGCGCTGGAAGACAAGTGGCGCGAACGCCTCGCCTACATCCGCGTGTGGTGGCATGAGGCTGCGGGAAATCTGGAAGGTGTCACCGCCTCCGGAGCGAGTTTCCTCTCGCAGTGGACCGAGTCGGACTGGCGGGATGAAGTGCGCATGAAGGTCGCGCAGGCCTACTATCGACGGGAGGAATATGCCCGCGCGGTCGCCGAGTTTGAAACCCTCGCGGAGGAGCACGCGGATTCGCCGTATGCGGATGTCGCCATCTTCTTCGCGGGAAAGGCCGCCATGGCCCAGCTCACGCCGGCTGGCCTGGAGAGAGCCATTGGTCTGTGGGCAGAGCTCGTGGCGCGTGAGAGCCCGCTCGCCTCCGAGGCGCGCCGACAGCAGGCTGTGGCCAAGCGCCGCCAGGGCAAGGAGGATGAAGCGATGAGTGTCATCGATGCCCTCCTGAGCAGCAAGCCCGCGCCGGAAGGCGATGCGCGCTTCGACCTCATCATGGAAAAGGGGGAACTCCTCGTGCTGCTTGCGCGCAAGGACCCGAAGAATCTCGATGACGCCGCCGCCGTCTTCCGCTCCGTGGTGGAGGACAAGAATGCCACGCGCGCCTGGCGCCAGCGGGCCGGCATCCTGCTTGCCCAGTGCCATCAGCAGGCTGGCCGCCGCTCCGCTGCGCTAGAGGCGTGCTTTGATGTGCTTGAAGGCGGCCTCTCCCCGCACGCTGCCATGCAACTCTCACTGCAGGACCGGGTGTGGATCTTCCGAGCTGGATTCATGGCCATCGAGCTCCTCGAAGCTCAGAAGCAATGGGAAGCCGCTGCGCGCTTGGCCGACCGTCTCGCCAAGATTGGCGGCGAACGCTCCGATGAAGCTGCCCAGCGCGCCGAGCGGTTAAGACTGGAGCATTTGATTTGGGAGAAGTGA
- the gatB gene encoding Asp-tRNA(Asn)/Glu-tRNA(Gln) amidotransferase subunit GatB, giving the protein MPKYITTIGLEVHAQINTRSKMFCACPAEYGADPNTHTCPTCLGLPGALPVLNLEAIEKTLITGQMLGCSTPEISKWDRKNYFYPDMPKNYQLTQFDLPLCIGGGVPLYEFAYPKDAQKNIKNPGKVVKLTRIHLEEDVGKSTHTGAGTLLDFNRAGTPLMEIVSDPDIDSAEEAFAYLSSLRQILLYGGVSDADMEKGQMRCDVNISLRPEGQKEYGAKIELKNLNSVSAVRRAIHAEIERQTEALDRGEKLIQSTRRWDDDRGETQLMRTKEDAHDYRYFPCPDLLPIRTAPLLAEAKKRVPELPHEKCDRFVKDYAVSAYDANVLASEQSLAAWFEQAVAAAGSKVPAKKIANWVINELLGVLNANGVTLEQSPITPQALSELVSAVETGSISNNQAKEVFAEMFATGKTAAVVIKEKGFEQVSDTGALEKLCDDVIAANPAKVEEFKAGNDKVLNWMTGQIMKASGGKANPKILGELLRAKLG; this is encoded by the coding sequence ATGCCCAAGTACATCACCACCATCGGCCTCGAAGTCCACGCGCAGATCAACACGCGGAGCAAGATGTTCTGCGCGTGCCCTGCGGAATACGGCGCGGACCCGAACACGCACACCTGCCCCACCTGCCTGGGCCTGCCGGGGGCGCTGCCGGTGCTGAACCTTGAGGCGATTGAGAAGACGCTCATCACAGGCCAGATGCTCGGCTGCAGCACCCCGGAAATTTCGAAGTGGGACCGCAAGAACTACTTCTACCCGGACATGCCGAAGAACTACCAGCTCACGCAGTTCGACCTGCCGCTGTGCATCGGTGGCGGCGTGCCGCTGTATGAGTTCGCCTACCCAAAGGACGCGCAGAAGAACATCAAGAACCCCGGCAAGGTGGTGAAGCTCACCCGCATCCACCTGGAGGAGGACGTGGGCAAGAGCACGCACACCGGTGCTGGCACCCTATTGGACTTCAACCGCGCGGGCACCCCGCTCATGGAAATCGTGAGCGACCCGGACATCGACAGCGCGGAGGAGGCCTTCGCCTACCTCAGCAGCCTGCGCCAGATCCTGCTCTACGGCGGCGTGAGTGATGCCGACATGGAGAAGGGTCAGATGCGCTGTGACGTGAACATCAGCCTGCGTCCCGAGGGCCAGAAGGAATACGGCGCGAAGATTGAGCTCAAGAACCTGAACTCCGTGAGCGCCGTGCGCCGCGCCATTCACGCTGAGATTGAGCGTCAGACCGAGGCATTGGACCGTGGCGAGAAGCTCATCCAAAGCACCCGCCGCTGGGATGACGACCGCGGTGAGACCCAGCTCATGCGCACGAAGGAAGACGCGCATGACTACCGCTACTTCCCCTGTCCCGACCTGCTTCCCATCCGCACGGCTCCCTTGCTCGCCGAGGCGAAGAAGCGCGTGCCCGAGCTGCCGCACGAGAAGTGTGACCGCTTCGTGAAGGACTACGCCGTGAGCGCGTATGATGCGAATGTGCTCGCCAGCGAGCAATCCCTCGCTGCATGGTTCGAGCAGGCCGTGGCCGCTGCCGGATCCAAGGTGCCCGCGAAGAAGATTGCCAACTGGGTCATCAACGAACTCCTTGGTGTGCTCAATGCCAACGGTGTCACCCTCGAGCAGTCACCCATCACTCCGCAGGCTTTGAGCGAGCTCGTCTCTGCAGTGGAGACCGGCAGCATCAGCAACAATCAGGCGAAGGAAGTCTTCGCCGAGATGTTCGCCACCGGCAAAACCGCCGCCGTAGTCATCAAGGAAAAAGGCTTTGAGCAGGTGAGCGATACCGGAGCTTTGGAGAAACTCTGCGACGACGTCATCGCCGCCAATCCCGCCAAGGTGGAAGAGTTCAAAGCCGGCAATGACAAAGTCCTCAACTGGATGACCGGCCAAATCATGAAAGCCAGCGGCGGCAAAGCGAACCCGAAGATTCTGGGTGAGCTGCTGCGGGCGAAGCTGGGGTAA
- the pyrE gene encoding orotate phosphoribosyltransferase — protein MPTLSLADAKAALRAILLKKSVMRGDFTLASGAKSDLYVDCRLTTLDAEGANHVGQVMHALLRETEQALGAAPVGVGGLTMGADPISLATAMYSHLAGDAKPIQAFSVRKEAKGHGRKKQVEGNFKEGDSVVVVDDVITTGGSTLKAIDAIEAEGGKIAFVLVLLDREEGGRANIEARGYKVASAFTRTTVLG, from the coding sequence ATGCCGACCCTCTCCCTCGCCGATGCCAAAGCCGCCCTCCGTGCCATCCTTCTCAAGAAGTCCGTGATGCGCGGAGACTTCACGTTGGCGAGTGGCGCCAAGAGCGACCTGTATGTGGACTGCCGTCTCACGACACTCGATGCCGAGGGCGCGAATCACGTGGGTCAGGTGATGCATGCGCTGCTGCGTGAAACAGAGCAGGCTCTGGGCGCGGCCCCCGTGGGCGTGGGCGGCCTCACCATGGGCGCAGACCCCATCTCGCTGGCCACGGCGATGTACTCCCACCTCGCCGGTGATGCGAAGCCCATCCAGGCCTTCAGCGTACGCAAGGAAGCCAAGGGCCACGGCCGCAAGAAGCAGGTGGAAGGCAACTTCAAGGAAGGCGACTCCGTGGTGGTCGTGGATGACGTCATCACCACCGGCGGATCCACGCTGAAAGCGATTGATGCCATCGAAGCGGAAGGTGGGAAGATCGCCTTCGTGCTCGTGCTGCTGGATCGTGAAGAAGGCGGACGTGCGAATATTGAAGCCCGCGGGTACAAGGTGGCCTCGGCGTTTACGAGGACGACGGTGCTGGGGTAG